The following coding sequences lie in one Myxococcales bacterium genomic window:
- a CDS encoding isocitrate lyase/phosphoenolpyruvate mutase family protein, producing MQGATKLRQLLKASGPIVIAGAHSGLSAKLVKEAGYDGVWASGFEISASYGIPDANILTMADNLGYARQMVEATDIPVIADCDNGYGNAINVIHMVRQYEAAGVAAVCIEDNSFPKRCSFYAGVKRELATIEEHAGKIRAILDTRRSSDFAVIARTEALIAGWGMDESLKRARSYADAGADMVLIHSKSETPDEILSFAKQWDRDTPLVCVPTTYKTATVAQLHEAGFKLIICANHAIRSSIKAMRHTLSTMRKAGSTGSVDDMVVPLTDVYEIIGVSTMKAEEKAYLPADGAAITAVILDAGYEAELGTLIEDRPRAMLDIRGKTLLERQIEVLNSCSIKDIVVVRGYLKDRIDVPNIRTYDNDDYKDTGEAVSLFKADKELSKRVVVLYGDVLFERSVLEKLLRSPSDITIAVDRSVTERSDHSKRDLVSLDVPRADKATDRFFTSDAPSRVTQIGTSIQPDKASGEFVGMMMLTEHGCRIFRESWHSALKKPAAKPYHEAERVQDAKLTDVLQDIVDQGGDVHAVDIYKGWTEIGSFDDYKRVWASLR from the coding sequence ATGCAAGGTGCAACGAAGCTTCGTCAGTTACTCAAAGCGTCCGGACCAATCGTCATCGCGGGCGCCCATAGTGGCCTATCGGCCAAACTGGTCAAAGAGGCAGGCTACGACGGGGTTTGGGCCAGCGGTTTTGAGATCTCCGCAAGCTACGGCATTCCCGACGCCAATATTCTCACCATGGCTGACAACCTCGGATATGCCCGCCAAATGGTGGAAGCCACGGATATCCCAGTGATTGCTGACTGCGACAACGGCTACGGAAACGCTATCAACGTGATTCACATGGTCCGGCAGTACGAAGCGGCCGGAGTGGCGGCCGTTTGCATCGAAGATAACAGTTTTCCTAAGCGCTGTTCTTTCTACGCGGGCGTCAAGCGGGAACTTGCCACGATCGAAGAACACGCGGGTAAGATCCGCGCCATTCTTGATACGCGACGCTCATCAGATTTCGCGGTGATTGCGCGTACAGAAGCGTTGATCGCTGGATGGGGCATGGATGAGTCGCTCAAGCGTGCGCGCAGTTATGCGGATGCGGGCGCCGACATGGTGCTGATTCACTCCAAGTCCGAGACACCCGACGAGATTCTAAGCTTTGCCAAGCAATGGGATCGCGACACACCGTTGGTCTGCGTGCCGACTACCTACAAGACTGCAACCGTGGCCCAACTTCACGAGGCAGGCTTTAAGCTCATTATTTGTGCGAATCATGCCATCAGAAGCTCCATCAAAGCGATGCGACACACGCTGAGCACCATGCGTAAAGCGGGTTCGACCGGATCCGTCGATGATATGGTCGTTCCGCTTACCGACGTCTATGAAATCATAGGCGTCTCCACCATGAAGGCGGAGGAGAAGGCATACTTGCCTGCAGATGGCGCCGCGATCACTGCAGTCATTTTGGATGCCGGCTATGAAGCTGAGCTGGGCACGCTCATCGAGGATCGGCCCCGTGCCATGTTGGATATCCGCGGAAAGACGCTTTTAGAGCGACAGATCGAGGTCCTCAATAGCTGTAGCATTAAAGATATTGTGGTGGTGCGGGGTTATCTTAAAGATCGCATTGATGTCCCAAATATTCGCACCTACGACAATGATGACTATAAAGACACGGGCGAGGCCGTCAGTCTTTTCAAGGCCGACAAGGAGCTAAGCAAACGCGTGGTAGTGCTTTATGGAGATGTGCTCTTTGAGCGCAGCGTTTTGGAGAAATTACTGCGCTCACCCTCTGATATTACCATCGCAGTGGATAGGTCGGTCACAGAGCGATCCGACCATAGTAAGCGTGACTTGGTCAGCTTGGATGTACCCAGGGCGGATAAGGCTACGGACCGATTTTTCACTTCTGATGCACCGAGTCGCGTGACGCAAATTGGCACCTCGATTCAGCCGGACAAGGCTAGTGGAGAGTTTGTAGGCATGATGATGCTTACCGAACATGGTTGCCGCATATTCAGAGAGTCTTGGCATTCGGCGCTAAAGAAACCCGCAGCAAAACCCTATCACGAAGCCGAGCGTGTTCAGGATGCCAAACTCACAGATGTCTTACAGGACATCGTGGATCAGGGCGGCGATGTTCATGCGGTCGATATCTATAAAGGATGGACAGAGATCGGGAGCTTCGACGATTACAAACGCGTCTGGGCCTCATTGCGCTGA
- a CDS encoding phosphocholine cytidylyltransferase family protein translates to MDRDRELRRLQTRLGLIALMQVVLLAAGMGKRLAPYTETLPKCLLKVAEESLLERHLRTYQHAGIDHITIVTGHQSEMLRKAVLELPFARPIDWVFNPDYRHGSLLSLKSALGALRDDDLIFMDADVYYGPGLFMRLRDSSYPNCALVDTRSSETGEEMMIGVSKGRAIAIARRLDPSQSYDLIGESVGFFKVCRHDVPLLRTVIDDTEVGFGKDSEYEAAINRFFQVVHVGVERADDFSWTEIDFEEDLTRAREVIAPALEKEAACAD, encoded by the coding sequence ATGGACAGAGATCGGGAGCTTCGACGATTACAAACGCGTCTGGGCCTCATTGCGCTGATGCAGGTCGTCTTATTGGCGGCCGGCATGGGAAAACGCCTGGCTCCTTACACCGAAACGCTTCCCAAGTGTTTGTTAAAAGTGGCTGAAGAATCGCTTCTTGAGAGGCACCTCCGTACGTATCAGCATGCAGGCATCGATCACATCACCATAGTGACGGGGCATCAATCTGAGATGCTGCGCAAGGCTGTCCTAGAGCTTCCCTTTGCACGCCCCATCGACTGGGTATTTAACCCCGATTACAGGCATGGCTCTTTGCTTTCGCTTAAGTCCGCGCTAGGTGCCCTTCGAGACGACGATCTCATTTTTATGGATGCCGATGTATACTATGGTCCCGGTCTATTCATGCGTCTTCGCGATAGCAGCTATCCCAATTGCGCGTTGGTCGATACGCGCTCCTCTGAGACCGGCGAAGAGATGATGATTGGCGTCTCTAAAGGACGTGCCATAGCCATCGCGCGCAGATTGGATCCCTCTCAGTCATATGATCTTATTGGAGAATCTGTCGGTTTCTTCAAGGTCTGTCGTCACGATGTGCCGTTATTGCGTACGGTCATCGACGATACTGAAGTCGGGTTCGGCAAAGACAGCGAATACGAAGCGGCGATTAACCGCTTTTTCCAAGTGGTTCATGTGGGCGTTGAGCGCGCCGACGATTTCTCGTGGACGGAAATTGACTTTGAAGAGGACTTAACTCGAGCGCGCGAGGTGATTGCGCCGGCCCT